A region from the Aegilops tauschii subsp. strangulata cultivar AL8/78 chromosome 5, Aet v6.0, whole genome shotgun sequence genome encodes:
- the LOC109759244 gene encoding uncharacterized protein: MGADVERSSNKRTMAADPTSRDDPLAKKKKKVVDLGSDSDEDLPDPSQWAGVNPDSFGDDYLAKMEKARLDEESAPRPVKIATLDYYKPATRFHTIELFPVRRSGSKAVLLAAKFLLGIPSSLDGEPLRRCSGFWVDWVEEKKTGLVLTTARLIRTKDAPYSVWSGGEEYATDADVTVHLLNGTSAKGQLVYLQPHYDLAFLSVQVDQPINLPSLNEKDVEFAQEVFRLGRDNSLNLRITYARAEYLNPTMFERHHNVYFRSPDGHGDDNEFDYGGPVIDLCGEVVGMVNDPKRFGSFVPSSILLNCLDSWKKYQHIARPHLGMMFKDIKLLEPAHVDMLWRKFNIDDGLIVQEVSGGSPAEKFGIQEGDIIESFSGKPVSSTIELENTLMSIYKGTLDAEVRISVGVFHTLKEQRSTVDLTAKLSELGEVITRGPTDS, encoded by the exons ATGGGTGCGGATGTGGAGAGATCCAGCAACAAAAGGACCATGGCCGCCGATCCGACCAGCCGAGACGATCCCttggccaagaagaagaagaaggtggtggatCTGGGGAGCGACAGCGACGAGGACTTGCCTGATCCGTCACAGTGGGCGGGGGTTAATCCCGATTCCTTCGGCGATGACTACTTGGCCAAGATGGAAAAGGCCAGACTCGACGAAGAATCAG CTCCCCGCCCTGTGAAAATTGCCACGCTCGACTACTACAAACCTGCCACCAGGTTTCACACCATCGAGCTTTTCCCCGTCCGTCGATCCGGAAGCAAGGCCGTGCTCCTCGCTGCGAAATTTCTTCTAGGGATTCCATCCTCTCTCG ATGGTGAACCGCTCAGACGGTGCTCTGGCTTCTGGGTCGATTGGGTTGAGGAGAAGAAAACTGGCCTTGTTTTGACAACTGCGCGGCTGATTCGCACAAAGGATGCTCCTTACAGTGTCTGGTCAGGCGGTGAAGAGTATGCTACAGATGCTGAT GTCACTGTTCATTTGCTAAATGGCACCAGTGCAAAGGGCCAGCTGGTCTATCTCCAGCCCCACTACGATCTCGCTTTCCTGAGCGTTCAGGTGGATCAACCAATCAACTTACCATCTTTGAATGAAAAAGATGTAGAATTTGCTCAAGAGGTTTTTCGGCTCGGAAGAGACAATTCCTTAAATCTAAGGATAACATATGCCAGGGCAGAATATTTGAATCCAACCATGTTTGAGCGGCACCACAATGTATACTTCCGTTCTCCAGATGGCCATGGTGATGATAATGAG TTTGACTATGGGGGGCCAGTTATTGACCTGTGTGGTGAAGTTGTCGGAATGGTCAACGACCCTAAGAGATTTGGGTCTTTTGTACCTTCTTCCATTTTGCTCAATTGTTTGGATTCATGGAAGAAATATCA GCACATCGCCCGGCCTCATCTTGGAATGATGTTTAAGGACATCAAACTTCTAGAACCTGCTCATGTTGACATGTTATGGCGTAAGTTTAACATTGATGATGGTCTTATTGTTCAAGAG GTGTCGGGAGGATCTCCTGCTGAGAAATTTGGAATCCAAGAAGGTGATATTATTGAATCTTTCAGTGGAAAGCCTGTTTCTTCCACAATTGAG CTGGAAAATACACTGATGAGCATATACAAGGGAACCTTAGATGCTGAAGTTCGTATTTCT GTTGGGGTGTTTCACACACTCAAAGAACAACGGAGCACTGTAGACTTGACTGCAAaattatcagaacttggagaggTTATTACAAGAG GTCCTACAGACTCTTGA